The genomic interval TCGGAAATGGGCTGTGGGCCATCATCGTCAAGCATGATGTGGCGACGCATCGCGCTTGCATGCAGGCTGTCTATCTCGGTGCGGTGCTGCTGGCGGGGGCGTTCACTTTTCTGCCGGGACGGCGGATGTCGGCGGTGCTGTTTGGCGAAAATGCCGGGTGGACGCCATCGCTGATCTTTATCGGCATAGCGCTGGCCCTGACGGGTGTGGTGTGGATGCGCCTGCGCCGCCCCGCCTAGATTGGGGAGCGGCGCAGTTTTGTTTGGCGTCAGGCGTTGCCGATCAGGATACCGGCGGCAAAGACCAGTGAGCCGCCCAAGACCACCTGCATGACAGCGCGCCAGAACGGGGTCTGCATGTAGTGGTTCTGGATGAAGGCGATGGCCCAAAGTTCGATCAGAACGATGACGATGGCGACGGTGGTCGCCGTCCAGAAATCGGCGATGAGATAAGGCAGCGCGTGACCCAGGCCGCCAATGGCGGTCATGATGCCGGCGGCAAAGCCCCGCTTGATGGGTGAGCCGCGACCGGTGAGCTTGCCATCGTCGGACGCCGCTTCGGTAAAGCCCATGGAAATGCCGGCGCCGATGGCAGCAGCGAGGCCGACGAGGAAGGTCTGGTGCGTATCGCCGGTGGCAAAGGCGGCGGCGAACACCGGCGCGAGCGTTGAGACCGACCCATCCATGAGGCCAGCAAGGCCGGGCTGCACATAGGTGAGCAGGAACTGGCGGTGCGTCTCGCCCTTTTCGGTTTCGCGGCCATCGGCCCCCAGCACCTCGGCATCGATCTTGTCGGCGGCATCAGCGTGCTTGCGCTCCTGCGCGGCCAGATCGCCGAGCAGCTTGCGAATGCCGGCATCGGTCACCTGTTTGGCCGCTTCCATATAGAAGCGATAGGCGCCCTCCTCCATTTCCCAGACCTGCTGGCGCACGGTTTCGTGGCTCATGGTCTTCATCAGCCAGATCGGCTTGCGGGCGATAAAGCCGCGCACATGTTCGCGGCGGATGGGCACGAGGCGGGTGCCGAAGCGTTCGACATAAAGATCGAGCAGGCGGCGACGATGTTCGTCTTCCTCGGCCGCCATGCCCTCAAACAGTGCTGCCGAGCCGGGATAGGTATCAGCCAGCCGGGTCGCGAACTCGGAATAGATGCGACCATCCTCTTCCTCAGCGGCCACCGCGAGGGAGAGAATTTCGCGCTCGGAGAGGCTGGTGAAAGGGCGACGGTTATCGGGGCGAAGGGAGGGCATGCGCGGTCACACTTTAGAATTGTTCTAAAACTTGTTTAGAACGGTTCTAAGGTGCTGGCAAGGGTGGATTTGAGCCCGGACGCTGCCCGCGGGCTTGGGTCTGCCTCAATGTGGTGCAGGGATGAGAGAGGCCCCCGGATCAAGTCCGGGGGAAGCGATTGTGGGTGGGATGGATTGAGCCACGCTCGTGGTGTGGTCGGCGGAGATAGGGTGGTCGTTCGAACACTGAACCCCTCACCCTAACCCTCTCCCCTCAGGGGAGAGGGGATTGGCGCGGTGGGCGGGGAGTTACGATGCCGCGCCCTCGTGGTTCGAGGCTTTTGCGAGGAGCAAAAGCGCCTCACCATGAGGGCTGTTCTTGGCTCAACGGTTCAGTAGCCTCATGGTGAGGTGGGAGCGAAGCGACCCTAGAACCACGGGGCGTGCCATCACACCAGCATCGACTGCTGGGCGAAGATGGCGGCCATGGCGCCGCTGGAGGTGGCGAGGGTGACGCTGGCCATGGGGTTGGCCAGGTCGCCAGCGGCGTAGATGCCGGGGAGGCTGGTTTCGCGGCGGTCGTCGGTTTTGACGGTGTGGCCGAGGGGGTGCTCGATGATGTCGAGGCCGAGCTTTTCGTGCAGGCACGCCGAGGGGCGGTTGCGCGGATGGGCAAAGAGCACGTCGACAGCGACGTGGTGGCCGGTGTCGAGGTTGACGGTGGCCAGTTTGCCATTGTCGTGGGCGATGGCGATCAGCTTGCCATCAACGACCGCGACCTTGCGGCGGGCGAGATCGGCGCGGAGGTCGGCGGGAATATCGTGGCCATCGGCGAAGAGGGTCAGATGATCGGTCCAGTCACCGAACAGGGTGACGGCGTGCATCGATTGCGGGCCGGAATAGACCAGACCCCAATGCAGGCCGGCGACTTCAAAGCCGTCGCAGTAGGGACATGGCACGATGGACTTGCCCCAGCATTCGGCAAAGCCGGGAATGGCCGGGAGCTGGTCGGAAACGCCATAGGTCAACAGCAGGCGGCGGGATTTGAGGGTTTCGCCATCGTCGGTGAGCACGGAGAAATTGTCGGCGGCGCCGGTGACGCTATCGGCGCGGGCATTGACCATTCGAATGGTGGGATAGCGCAGCAATTGCTGGCGCGCGGCGGCAAGAATGTCGCTGGGCGCTTTATGGTCGTGGCCGAGCAGGCCGTGCGAATGGGCTGCGAAGCGATTGCGCGGCAGACCGGTATCGAGAACGGTGATCTTGCGGCGGGCGCGGCCGAGTTGCAGGGCTCCGGCGAGGCCGGCAAAGCTGCCGCCGATGATGATGACGTCATCCATGGGGATGGGCTCCGTGATGGGGGTGGAGGGGATGGGGCACGGCCTGAAGGGCCAGATCGTGAATGGAAACGCGCTCCAGCCGCGCGGCGAGCAGCGCTTCGGCGTCGGCAATGAACTCGCCCATCACCGAATTGACGGTGCGGACGATGCCGCACTGAATGTCGCCGGGATCGCTTTCGGTACGGATGAGCAAGCTCTCGCCCATCGCGGCGTAAACCGTGCGCAGGCTGATGTCGGATGCCGGGCGCAACAGGCGCCAGCCGCCATCGTGGCCCTTGGTGGAGCCGACAATGCCAGCCTCGCGCAATTCGCCCAGCACACGCCGCACGACAACCGGATTGGTCATCAGGCATTGGGCCAGGGTGGCGGAGGTGATGGCCTCGTCGGGCTGCTTGTGCAGGTGGACGAGAGCGTGAAGGGCGAGGGAAAGTCGACTGGAGCGTTTCATGTAACTTATTTTGTTACAATAAACGCACTTGTCAAGTCCGTTGTGGTTTTGAGGTCTTGGCGATTTGGCTTCACCGTGTGAAGGTCGGGGCCAATCGGTGGGGAGAGCCTTGATGAAGATGCTGTTTGCGACTGCTTTGATCGTGCTGGCGGGAAGCTCTGCGGCGCAGGCCTTCGACGCCGATACGCAGGCCATCGTCGAGCATCAGAAGGTGCGTAAGCTGCTCAACACAACCGATGTGGGCCACCTGATGGCGGCCAGCGAACGCTGGTGCTATGCCGAAATCGAGGGCACCTGCGCCTGGTCGGACATCTATCTCGATGTCGATGAAAGCGCCGCCAGCTTCGAGCTGGGCAATGCCTGGACCGACGATCTCGACATTGCCTATACCAATGGCGGCTACTTCGAGGACGACCGCTATATCTGCGCCTTCAACATCGACTGGACGCCGACGCTGCGGGCCACGCGGCGCGACGATGGCACCGCTATCGGTGGGCGGGAACTGGCAGCGATCAAAGCCGAATTGCAGCACTATGCCACCGGCGCTACCGAAGACTGCTTTGACTATCTGTACCTCTCGGCTGACGCCAAGGGGCAGACCATTACGCTGCTGCAGCGGCAATATGAGGATGGGGAATATGTGGTGGACAAGGACGTTCAAGTGACCCTGCACTTCAACCCACGCAAGGCGGCTGCGCTGACCCAGCGTCTCTAGCTCTACCCAGCCCTTATTTGGGGCCGGGGTCCATCAGGATATGGATGCGGTCGGCGCCGAGGCGGGCGAGCTTGAGCATGAGTGCCTTGCGGCGCGCTGGAGCGAGCGGCGTATCGGGGCTATCGCGCAGAATGGCGCCATCATGGCCATCGGCGACGATCAGCCCCTCGCTTTCGGGAAAGATGTCGGCATCGAGTTCGGGCGGCTTGGCGAAGAAAAAGCGGTCGGAAAACTCGCGATATTCGGGCCATTTGCGATCGACCTGAAAGTCGATCAGGCTGGACTTGATCTCGATGATCCAGATCTCGCCCTTGGGTCCGACCGCCAGCACATCGGCGCGGCGGCCATTGGCCAGCGGCACTTCGGCATAGCAGGCCATATCGTGCCGCTCGCGCAACATGCGCATGACCCCGCGCTGCACGCGCAGCGCGGTGGCCGATTGACGGAGGTCGACGATGGGCGGCAGATCGGCCATGGCCTAACCCAGTGGGGTTGCGGGTTCGGGTGGCAGGCCGGCCGGGTTTGCCAACTTGCGGGTGCCAAGCGCACGGCAGGCGATGAGACCCACGACGATGACCGGTAGCACCACGAGATAGGAGGTGCGGATATCGAGATGTTCGGCAACAAAGCCCAGCAGCGGCGGGGCAAGGAAGAACACAACGAACGTCACCTGACCGAGCGCTGCCACATTGACCGCGCTGGGGCGGTCGGTGCGTTGTGCGGCCGCCGAAACGGCCAGCGGATAGACAGCCGAACAGCCAACGCCGAGCAGCGAGAACCCGGCCAGCGCAATCCATGGCTCGGTCGCATAGGACACCGCCAACACGCCGACGGCGGCAAGGCTAAGCAGGGTCGTGGCGACGGCGCGCGGGCCGTAGCGATCAACCACGGGATCGACCGTCAGGCGGGTGGCGGCCATGAAGCCCGAGAACAGGGTCAGGCCCAGACCACCGATGAAGGGCTCAACTGTAAAGGCGTCGCGCATGTAGATGGCCGACCAGTCGATGCCAGCGCCTTCAACGAGGAAGGCGGCAATGCCGATCAGGCATAGCGGCAGCAGGCCCAGATTGGGCAGCGCGATACGCGGCGTGTCGCCCTGATGCGAGCTGGGGCGCTTGGGGGCGCTGACCATGGCATTGATGATGAGGCTGGCCACGACCAGCACGATCACGACGATGATCAGCATATGCCACTGTGGCGAGAGGCCGGTCTGACGAATACTGGCGCCGAGCAGCGCGGTGACGAAAAAGCCCAGGCTCCACGAACCATGGGCGCGGTTCATGAAGCTCTTGCCGAACTGACCTTCGAGGCGATCCGTTTCGACATTGAGATTGATCTCGAGCGCACCGGCCAGAAGACCGGCAAAGAACAGGCCGACGAAGACGGCAATGGCGGAGTCAAACCACGGCAGGATGGCGTAGATCACCGCAGTGCCGAGTACGGTGATGAAGGCCGTGGCGCGGGCGCCGAGGCGCTCGATCAGTGGGGTCGAAAAGGTCAGCGAAATCAGCGAACCAATCGACATGCCGATCAGGGTCAAGCCCAGCTGGCTCTTGTCGATCTGGAGCTGCTCCTGCAGATCGGGCAGACGGGACAGCAGCGCGCCGAGCGAAAAGGCGAAGAAGAAAAAGCAGGCGTAGATACGGTGTTGCGGCGCGAGTGTCATTGAGCAGCTGCTGTGGTTTTGGCGGGCTTTGCGCCCAGAACATGGGTGGAGAACAGGCCAATAATGACCAGCGGAATGCCGATACCGAAGGCCCAGCGAATACCGAAATGTTCGGCAATATAACCCAGAAGAGGCGGGCCGAGCAGGAAGGCGACAAAAGAAATCTGCGCCAGTGAGGCGACGTTGACGGCCGCGGGACGGTCGGTGAGCTGGGCGGCCGCAGACATGGCCAGCGGGAACAGCGCGCTGGAGCCGACGCCGAGCAGCGCCAGACCCAGATAGGCCACCCACGGCGCCTGAGCGGTGAAGACGATGACCGCACCAATGCCGAGCACGCAGAGCAGCGCCCGCGCAACGGTTGCGGGGCTATAGCGCTCGACAAAGCCATCGGCGAAAAAGCGGGTGAAGGCCTGTGCGCCGGCGCCAAGCGCCACCGCGAGACCGGCCCAGAAGGGTTCGGAGCCAAAGATATTGCGCATGTAGATGGCCGACCAGTCGATGCCGGCGCCTTCCATGATCATGGCCGCGAAACAGACGCTGACCAAGACAGCGATGGAGAGGGTTGGGCGCGCAAAGCGTGGTGGCGGCGCGGTGCTGCTGCTGATGCGGGCCTCGGCGGGCTGGAAGCGGCCGAGCAGGACCATGGTGACGACAAAGATGATGGGCACCATGATGGCGAGATGTGCCTGTGGCGAGAGGCCGATTTGAGCGACGAAGGCGCCAACCATGCCGGCAGCGAAAACGCCGAAGCTCCAAAAGGCATGGGCGCGGTTCATGATGCGGCGGCCGATGGCGTGTTCGACGCGGTCAGCCTCAAGATTGATGATGATTTCGATGGCGCCGATGGTGATGCCAACCGGCACCAGCAGCAGGAACAGCGCCAGGGGCGTCTGAGCCCAGACGGCGATGGCATAAAACACTGATAGCACCGGAATGGCGGTGAGCAGCGTGCGGCGATAGCCGATGCGCTCGATGACCGGGCTGGCAAAGGTCAGCGAGATCAAAGTGCCGACCGCGGCGCCAATCAGCGACAGACCCAGGGCCCCCTCGCCTACCCCCATGGCCTCCTGAATGGCAGGAAGTCGAGGATAGAGACTGGCCATGCAAAACGAATACACGAAGAAGGCCCCAAAGACCTTGATCTGGGGTGGCAGATCGATGCCGAATCTCATGGCTGAAATACTCGCAGGATTTCTGCGGGCGAAACTATGCGAAAAGCCAAAGCCGGGAAATAGGCACCTGAAACGATTTCCGACGATACTTGCAAAGCTGCAATAGTGGCAAAGAAGGCGGTCAGACGGCCTGGGTATAGAGATCGTCGCGCACGACATTAATGCCGGTTTCGAGATTGCGGACGATTTCGAGGCGGCGGAACTGGCCACCGCTGCGGCTTTCGCCGGGGCGATTGGGGCCGGTGACGCGGTCGCGCCGGTCGGGACCGAAATAGCCGGGTGTTTCGTAAAAGGTCAGGTTGTGGTCGATCTGGCGGCTGATGCGCTCGGCGACCCGCTCCTGGGTAAAGGGCATGGTGATGATGTCATCAAAGCCCATGTTGATGCAAAGGTCAATGGTTTCAACCTGCGGGCTGGCCGAGAAATAGACCAGGGGCGAAAACCGAACGCGGCGGCTGGGCGAAAAGCGGATGGCGTCGGCCACACCGCGCAGGGTGGTGACATCGGACACGGCGGCGAACAGGAAAAAGCAGATCGGAGTGTGATAGGACTGCTGCTCGGCGTTTTCGACACCGGCATAGGGCAGGATCGCCGCGAAATCGAGCCGCTGCGCCATATCGATCAATGCTGCGCCGGGCCCGTCCAAAGGCCCAATCACATAGGCTGAGGCTTTCATCCCCGGCCCTCCCCTGTATTCCCATGCGCATAGTAGGCACGAAGTCCTAAAACCCCGATAACGCTGGAATAATTGATTGTACGCGCCCCCGCTTTCCTGGGCACAGGCAAATAAAAATGGGCCACATGCTTGTGGCCCATTTTGGCATCTTAGTGATTTTGTGGCTTCAGATCTGCGCCAGGCAGACCGAAGTGGTGCCGCGATTGCGGAAGCCAAGCGCCGTAGCGGCTGCCTTGCTCAAATCGATAATGCGGCTGCCGTGGAAGGGACCACGATCGTTGATGGTGACCTGAACGGCCTTACCAGTACGCTGGTCGGTAACGGTGACCTTGGTGCCGAATGGCAGGGAACGATGGGCCGCCGTCATGGCGTTTTCGTTGAATGTTTCTCCGGAGGCGGCTTTCTTCCCGTTGAAACCGGGACCGTACCAGGAGGCGCCACCACATTGGGCATAGGCTGCAGTGGAGAGGGAGAGAAGGGCTGCAGCAATTGCGGCGACACGAACGGCTTTTCTAATCAAACTTCTAACTCACGTCAGTTACGGTGAGCGTTTGATTAAGGGGGCTGACAGG from Devosia sp. 2618 carries:
- the mbfA gene encoding iron exporter MbfA, whose amino-acid sequence is MPSLRPDNRRPFTSLSEREILSLAVAAEEEDGRIYSEFATRLADTYPGSAALFEGMAAEEDEHRRRLLDLYVERFGTRLVPIRREHVRGFIARKPIWLMKTMSHETVRQQVWEMEEGAYRFYMEAAKQVTDAGIRKLLGDLAAQERKHADAADKIDAEVLGADGRETEKGETHRQFLLTYVQPGLAGLMDGSVSTLAPVFAAAFATGDTHQTFLVGLAAAIGAGISMGFTEAASDDGKLTGRGSPIKRGFAAGIMTAIGGLGHALPYLIADFWTATTVAIVIVLIELWAIAFIQNHYMQTPFWRAVMQVVLGGSLVFAAGILIGNA
- a CDS encoding NAD(P)/FAD-dependent oxidoreductase; amino-acid sequence: MDDVIIIGGSFAGLAGALQLGRARRKITVLDTGLPRNRFAAHSHGLLGHDHKAPSDILAAARQQLLRYPTIRMVNARADSVTGAADNFSVLTDDGETLKSRRLLLTYGVSDQLPAIPGFAECWGKSIVPCPYCDGFEVAGLHWGLVYSGPQSMHAVTLFGDWTDHLTLFADGHDIPADLRADLARRKVAVVDGKLIAIAHDNGKLATVNLDTGHHVAVDVLFAHPRNRPSACLHEKLGLDIIEHPLGHTVKTDDRRETSLPGIYAAGDLANPMASVTLATSSGAMAAIFAQQSMLV
- a CDS encoding Rrf2 family transcriptional regulator, whose translation is MKRSSRLSLALHALVHLHKQPDEAITSATLAQCLMTNPVVVRRVLGELREAGIVGSTKGHDGGWRLLRPASDISLRTVYAAMGESLLIRTESDPGDIQCGIVRTVNSVMGEFIADAEALLAARLERVSIHDLALQAVPHPLHPHHGAHPHG
- a CDS encoding MmcB family DNA repair protein; the encoded protein is MADLPPIVDLRQSATALRVQRGVMRMLRERHDMACYAEVPLANGRRADVLAVGPKGEIWIIEIKSSLIDFQVDRKWPEYREFSDRFFFAKPPELDADIFPESEGLIVADGHDGAILRDSPDTPLAPARRKALMLKLARLGADRIHILMDPGPK
- a CDS encoding MFS transporter, yielding MTLAPQHRIYACFFFFAFSLGALLSRLPDLQEQLQIDKSQLGLTLIGMSIGSLISLTFSTPLIERLGARATAFITVLGTAVIYAILPWFDSAIAVFVGLFFAGLLAGALEINLNVETDRLEGQFGKSFMNRAHGSWSLGFFVTALLGASIRQTGLSPQWHMLIIVVIVLVVASLIINAMVSAPKRPSSHQGDTPRIALPNLGLLPLCLIGIAAFLVEGAGIDWSAIYMRDAFTVEPFIGGLGLTLFSGFMAATRLTVDPVVDRYGPRAVATTLLSLAAVGVLAVSYATEPWIALAGFSLLGVGCSAVYPLAVSAAAQRTDRPSAVNVAALGQVTFVVFFLAPPLLGFVAEHLDIRTSYLVVLPVIVVGLIACRALGTRKLANPAGLPPEPATPLG
- a CDS encoding MFS transporter, with translation MRFGIDLPPQIKVFGAFFVYSFCMASLYPRLPAIQEAMGVGEGALGLSLIGAAVGTLISLTFASPVIERIGYRRTLLTAIPVLSVFYAIAVWAQTPLALFLLLVPVGITIGAIEIIINLEADRVEHAIGRRIMNRAHAFWSFGVFAAGMVGAFVAQIGLSPQAHLAIMVPIIFVVTMVLLGRFQPAEARISSSTAPPPRFARPTLSIAVLVSVCFAAMIMEGAGIDWSAIYMRNIFGSEPFWAGLAVALGAGAQAFTRFFADGFVERYSPATVARALLCVLGIGAVIVFTAQAPWVAYLGLALLGVGSSALFPLAMSAAAQLTDRPAAVNVASLAQISFVAFLLGPPLLGYIAEHFGIRWAFGIGIPLVIIGLFSTHVLGAKPAKTTAAAQ
- a CDS encoding septal ring lytic transglycosylase RlpA family protein; this translates as MIRKAVRVAAIAAALLSLSTAAYAQCGGASWYGPGFNGKKAASGETFNENAMTAAHRSLPFGTKVTVTDQRTGKAVQVTINDRGPFHGSRIIDLSKAAATALGFRNRGTTSVCLAQI